A stretch of the Takifugu flavidus isolate HTHZ2018 chromosome 1, ASM371156v2, whole genome shotgun sequence genome encodes the following:
- the ranbp2 gene encoding E3 SUMO-protein ligase RanBP2 isoform X2 — protein MVLYFFLGTCSGVWRFSHHSYTVHLENMWRSKVEVDRYVSSVQSFYPSLKEKPVKGFLFAKLYFETKEYELAKRYVLDHLKIYVRDPKAHKFLGQLFEREGEINKAVGCYKRSVGLNPAQKDLVLKVAELLVSKQECDSTAPFWVEKAAKLHPGHPAVFNLKERLLSRQGQQSWNQLYDLLQAELTARPADAHVNVKLVQLFNQDGRLKEAVKHCLATEKRGMLRHSVEWYTVVLHTLQEYLAQPSVSCDEKMCRPLQRELLLAHCSLLRLTLSDSSMQPSLDALKSFDESMHTLSRVAGRYTDDLFEMFMEMRGHLYLHAGTLLLKLAQDRQQTWRFVSDLAALCYLLAYQVQRPKSKMTKRDQSCLQLLELLANDRQSQAGHMLFSLSTNATTLIREVVEAVGNRSGQDSLFELLYGPHASTASSFIANDDIHVINAVTPDLLHLANCDSGSILLHGGDLQHLTWLGLQWTLRSQRPEMRRWLKQLFPLHNLETSKLDSSAPESICLLDLEVFLYGVVFCCHCQLQETAKISGGMNEQQQQQLYQPRCLPVPLLRLLTTERQREWWNAIYSLIHGQAVSGTSAKLRMIVQHGLNTLRGGEKHGLQPAMLIHWAQSLSQMGDGVNSYYDQKEYIGRSVHYWEVVHPLLERIKNRRGIPEPLDPLFIHFPSKDIQISAVKGYEEEAKVAYATLLDIEGKTEEAIATLETVNTMSSVRHLDQIYQRLSEEAGNGREETQDRRVTLLRKFQTYLLKMHHANADDIDKIPISMEEIEDLLSDVNQQLFESGGTIDEQDDEGQKGPAHSSPAHPTETSTAISHLKFSTPSPNKSIVSPTKRHLIPPKTPPHWVEDQKSLLQMLCQQVEALKNEVHDLRQSASVNAGSPHHKMYGDSYGAEGLQETFNPVQSYHGAPLTVATTGPSVYYNQSPAYNSQYLLRTAANVTPTKGSMYGMNRMPPQQHMYAYQPPTHTPPLQTAPGCMYPAQEPVFGAPLRFESPATSLLSPYSEEYFAQGVAQQSTNPPLPEPGYFTKPSVVPVQPPKSMEGKSAEFGKLSFSQQAPAEVPKVPTFGAGVVAQSTPSAAFKFNSNFKSNDGDFTFSASQTKHSEILLDLLTSDIPAKNDTETDSAAVKEKQPSQSGIFTFGSTGTGNIFGKTENLFKFGEVSKPAFGIPKSPAGEEKTAESDNDNTHVEEDEDGPHFEPIVPLPDKVDVKTGEEEEEEMFCNRAKLYRFDTETKEWKERGIGNVKILKHSTKGKVRLLMRREQVLKICANHYITSDMLLKPNASSDKSWVWNALDYADEEPKTEQLAIRFKTVDEASLFKAKFEEAKKVVLQSPEKAKPQEKKEETLSASESLAARFALKEGEWECSVCCVRNKSTDERCVACQTANPDPSSKPEKQDIPDTKASPFTFKFGIDSSNPISSASTLSGFSAFGASIPATFTFGTTKPLDPVSIGFGSGFISQFGKKTEHWDCNSCAKRNEASADICVSCKALKDAPKSTAPVAPAPAAQPSLSTVSDMFGAQFTKKPGQWDCDVCEVRNEASANKCVACQSPNPAAKSSEGAVVPSHTPAAAGFGAQLSKEDGMWDCNICLVRNKASASVCIACQALHQGSSLETMFAMKDGEWDCDICLVRNIPSADKCIACQTPNPKAKDTVGNAPTASTFNFTFGSKNSSSQVAETGFSMPFETSQAFQFHQNSDKTSAPSFKFEAPQSGSSTPSSSTFSFSLTNSAGGFKFGLQDPVKETSSADNQTPESGSASSFLKSIADKHKENENVATPSLGQLEQDQNPLISGKSSAFSFADLAKSSGEFQFGQKTPNFKGFSGAGDQLFSSLPATPSKTDGSNELEDDGMYKTEEHDDIQFEPVVQMPDKVDLVTGEEDEEVLYSQRVKLFRFDSSVSQWKERGVGILKILKNPTNGRLRVLMRREQVLKVCANHWITTTMNLKPLAGSDRAWMWMANDFSDGDAKLEQLAAKFKSPEVAEEFKLKFEECQKLLLDIPLQTPHKLIDSGRTAHLIQKAEEMKSGLKDLKFFLTDDKTKIKDDDSQEDVDASISAPSLVKAQGETTGPTLEWDNYDLRKEALDDTADSSIYASPLASSPLRKNLFRFGESTGGFSFSFQPGISPSKSPTELNQSRASVGTDDEQDATQEEERDGQYFEPVVPLPDLVEISTGEENEQVVFSHRAKLYRYDKEAAQWKERGIGDLKILQNYETKRVRLLMRRDQVLKICANHWVTSAMKLEPMKGAEKAWVWSAMDFAGVEEGKIEQLAVRFKLQETANTFKQIFEESKIAQENKELMSPVAARVTTQEGGTIQSTPTATPVCGKEAIAVLEETTKESTELPPENTLCAAVSPGPGSKTVVSPPKFVFGTDSLHRFFGSPKPQSDTETSASVEKTNDSGPPPSAAPAFKIPEKGLDFRLFKDNPMAFWTSTSTTQFEPPVTPTGSASECVDEDSDVEIVFVREPTAEQAALAKELLLPPTFFCYQNELGYTSQGETDDEDFESAVKALNGKLYPDTPEKKSPSFSDDSDCQVVWEKKPTAEEEQRAKSFQLPPTFFCGLSTTDGDTDDKADFETEVRKAQQELPSTSSTAAAAAAATPEQQTSDQPAVTQSEAKGSSSPVDLSNKKSPEAESTIETLSSSSAAAATQGSSGFGFSSLQGFSFADLAQNTEGFAFGSKDPNFTWDNAGATLFGTAAPPAPKNNDEESDDEEAPNDLDIHFEPIVSLPEVETKSGEEDEEILFKERAKLYRWDRTLDQWKERGTGDIKILFHPTKHSYRILMRREQVLRVCANHVITRRMELQPMSASANALIWTATDYAEGNGVVEQLAAKFKTAEIAESFKKAFCGCQKNMDLTDGDSTSASAHQMSRIQEHSRDTNPRVFLKVAANDEPLGIVTIELFSHIVPKTAENFRVLCTGERGFGFKNSIFHRVIPDFMCQGGDITKSDGSGGKSIYGNKFEDENFDVRHTGPGVLSMANHGRDTNSSQFFITLKKAEHLDFKHVAFGRVQDGMDVVQKMGELGTKEGAPSKKLVITECGQL, from the exons GAGCGTTTGTTAAGTCGTCAGGGCCAACAGAGTTGGAACCAGCTATATGATCTCCTACAAGCTGAACTGACAGCAAGACCAGCTGATGCTCATGTGAACGTGAAGCTGGTGCAGCTGTTCAATCAAGATGGAAGGCTGAAGGAAGCTGTTAAACACTGCCTAGCTACTGAGAAAAGGGGCATGCTGCGCCACAGTGTGGAGTGGTACACCGTGGTGCTACACACACTGCAG GAGTATCTCGCTCAGCCCAGTGTCTCTTGCGATGAGAAGATGTGTCGGCCTCTACAGAGAGAACTGTTGTTGGCCCACTGCAGCCTCCTGAGACTCACACTGTCTGACAGCAGCATGCAGCCAAGCCTCGATGCCCTTAAAAG ttttgaTGAATCCATGCACACTCTGAGCCGCGTTGCTGGCCGGTACACAGACGacctgtttgagatgttcaTGGAGATGAGAGGTCACCTCTACCTGCACGCTGGCACACTGCTTTTGAAGCTTGCTCAGGACCGCCAACAGACCTGGAGGTTTGTCTCTGATCTGGCGGCACTATGCTACCTGCTGGCATACCAG GTCCAAAGACCAAAATCTAAAATGACCAAAAGAGACCAGTCATGCCTACagcttctggagctgctggctaATGACCGACAAAGCCAGGCTGGCCACATGTTGTTCAGTCTGAGCACTAATGCAACCACCCTGATCAGAGAG GTGGTGGAGGCAGTTGGAAATCGTAGTGGTCAGGACTCTCTTTTTGAACTCCTATATGGACCACATGCCTCCACTGCATCTTCCTTTATTGCCAATGATGACATTCATGTGATTAATGCCGTGACTCCAGATCTCCTTCACCTGGCCAACTGTGATAGTG GCTCTATCCTGCTGCATGGAGGTGACCTGCAACATCTCACCTGGCTGGGGTTACAGTGGACCCTCCGTAGTCAAAGACCAGAAATGCGCCGTTGGTTGAAGCAGCTCTTTCCTCTGCACAATCTGGAAACCTCAAAACTAGACAGCAGTGCACCAGAGTCCATTTGTTTGCTGGATTTGGAG GTTTTCTTGTATGGCGTCGTGTTTTGTTGCCACTGTCAACTCCAGGAGACTGCGAAGATCAGCGGTGGAATGAacgagcaacagcagcagcagctgtaccAACCACGCTGCCTCCCTGTCCCACTGCTTCGCCTCTTGACcactgagagacagagagaatggTGGAATGCCATTTACAGCCTCATTCACGGACAAGCAGT TTCTGGAACATCAGCCAAACTGCGGATGATTGTGCAGCACGGGTTAAACACTCTACGAGGTGGAGAGAAACATGGACTTCAACCAGCAATGCTCATCCATTGGGCGCAGAGTTTAAGCCAAATG GGTGATGGAGTGAACTCGTACTATGACCAGAAGGAGTACATCGGCCGCAGTGTGCACTACTGGGAAGTCGTGCATCCACTGTTGGAAAGGATCAAAAACAGACGCGGGATACCAGAACCTCTAGACCCTCTTTTTATACACTTTCCATCCAAAGATATTCAG ATTTCTGCTGTCAAAGGTTATGAAGAAGAAGCCAAAGTAGCTTACGCAACCCTCCTTGACATAGAAGGCAAGACAGAAGAGGCCATTGCTACCTTGGAAACTGTCAATACCATGTCATCAGTCCGGCATTTGGATCAG ATCTACCAACGCCTGTCAGAGGAGGCAGGTAATGGTAGGGAGGAAACCCAGGACAGACGCGTCACACTGTTGAGAAAGTTCCAGACCTATTTGTTGAAGATGCATCACGCCAATGCAGATGATATTGACAAG ATTCCTATTTCCATGGAGGAAATTGAGGATCTTCTGAGCGATGTgaaccagcagctgtttgagaGTGGAGGAACCATAGATGAACAGGATGATGAGGGCCAAAAAGGACCAGCCCACTCCAGCCCTGCTCATCCCACTGAAACCTCGACAGCAATATCTCACTTGAAGTTTTCCACTCCCTCTCCCAACAAGAGCATAGTTTCTCCAACTAAGAGACATCTG ATTCCTCCAAAGACACCACCTCATTGGGTGGAAGACCAGAAAAGCCTCCTCCAGATGCTGTGTCAGCAAGTGGAAGCCCTTAAG AATGAGGTCCATGATCTCAGACAGAGCGCCTCAGTGAATGCAGGTTCCCCTCATCATAAGATGTATGGGGATAGTTACGGGGCCGAAGGTCTCCAGGAGACGTTTAACCCTGTCCAGTCTTATCATGGAGCCCCTCTAACAG TTGCCACTACAGGCCCTTCTGTGTACTATAACCAGTCCCCAGCATATAATTCACAGTATCTCCTACgcacagcagcaaatgtgacCCCCACCAAG ggTTCGATGTATGGCATGAACCGCATGCCTCCTCAGCAGCATATGTATGCGTACCAGCCCCCTACTCACACGCCTCCATTGCAGACAGCTCCAGGCTGCATGTACCCTGCACAAGAACCCGTTTTTGGTGCTCCTCTTCGCTTTGAATCACCAGCCACAAGTCTCCTTTCCCCATATAGTGAGGAATATTTTGCACAAGGTGTAGCCCAACAATCCACCAACCCTCCCTTGCCTGAACCTGGCTACTTTACCAAGCCCTCCGTCGTCCCTGTCCAGCCCCCGAAAAGTATGGAGGGGAAGTCTGCGGAATTTGGAAAGCTCTCATTCAGCCAGCAGGCACCTGCTGAAGTCCCTAAAGTGCCTACATTTGGAGCAGGGGTAGTTGCCCAGTCAACACCTTCAGCCGCTTTCAAATTCAATTCTAACTTTAAGTCCAATGACGGCGACTTCACTTTCTCTGCTTCTCAGACAAAGCACAGTGAAATCCTGCTCGATCTTCTTACATCAGACATTCCGGCTAAAAATGATACTGAAACGGACTCAGCTGCAGTGAAGGAAAAGCAGCCCAGCCAAAGTGGTATCTTCACCTTTGGCAGCACAGGCACTGGAAATATCTTTGGAAAGACAGAGAATCTATTCAAATTTGGGGAAGTTTCAAAACCAGCCTTTGGGATTCCAAAATctccagcaggagaggaaaagacagcAGAAAGCGACAACGACAATACTCATgttgaggaggatgaggatggtcCTCACTTCGAACCCATTGTACCTCTTCCTGATAAAGTAGATGTAaaaacaggtgaggaggaggaagaggagatgttCTGTAACCGAGCAAAACTGTATCGATTTGATACAGAGACAAAAGAGTGGAAAGAGCGGGGAATTGGCAATGTTAAAATCTTGAAGCACAGCACTAAAGGGAAGGTGCGTCTGTTGATGAGGAGGGAGCAGGTCCTTAAGATTTGTGCAAACCACTACATCACTTCTGATATGCTACTGAAGCCAAATGCGAGCTCTGACAAATCCTGGGTCTGGAATGCCCTTGATTACGCAGATGAAGAGCCCAAGACTGAACAGCTTGCCATTCGCTTCAAAACAGTTGATGAGGCATCACTTTTCAAAGCCAAGTTTGAAGAAGCAAAGAAAGTTGTGCTCCAGTCCCCAGAAAAGGCCAAACctcaggagaagaaagaggaaacattGAGTGCTTCAGAATCTCTGGCAGCTCGATTTGCACTTAAGGAAGGAGAATGGGAATGTTCAGTGTGCTGTGTTAGAAATAAATCTACAGATGAACGATGTGTTGCTTGTCAAACGGCAAATCCCGATCCTTCGTCCAAACCAGAAAAGCAGGACATTCCTGACACCAAGGCAAGTCCTTTTACTTTCAAATTTGGCATCGATTCATCAAATCCCATTAGTTCAGCCTCCACTTTATCTGGTTTTAGTGCTTTTGGAGCATCTATACCAGCCACCTTTACGTTTGGCACCACAAAGCCTTTAGACCCAGTGAGCATTGGATTTGGTTCAGGGTTTATATCTcagtttgggaaaaaaacagagcaTTGGGACTGTAACTCCTGTGCAAAGAGAAACGAGGCCTCTGcagacatttgtgtttcttgtAAAGCTCTTAAAGATGCCCCAAAATCAACAGCACCAGTTgctcctgcacctgcagcacAACCTTCCCTATCTACCGTTAGCGATATGTTCGGCGCCCAGTTCACCAAGAAACCAGGACAGTGGGATTGTGATGTTTGCGAAGTAAGAAATGAAGCTTCTGCCAACAAATGTGTTGCCTGCCAGTCCCCTAACCCAGCTGCAAAGTCATCAGAGGGGGCTGTAGTGCCGTCACACACGCCAGCAGCAGCGGGATTCGGAGCTCAGCTTTCAAAAGAGGATGGAATGTGGGACTGTAATATCTGCTTGGTCAGAAATAAAGCATCGGCTTCTGTCTGCATCGCATGCCAGGCTCTGCATCAGGGTTCCTCTTTAGAAACAATGTTTGCAATGAAGGATGGAGAATGGGACTGCGACATCTGTCTGGTGAGAAACATTCCTTCTGCAGATAAATGTATAGCCTGTCAGACACCAAATCCCAAAGCTAAGGACACAGTTGGAAATGCTCCAACAGCCTCCACTTTTAACTTTACATTTGGCTCCAAGAACTCGTCCAGTCAAGTGGCTGAAACTGGATTTTCAATGCCTTTTGAAACCAGTCAAGCATTTCAGTTTCATCAGAACAGTGATAAAACCTCAGCTCCATCTTTCAAGTTTGAAGCTCCTCAGTCTGGGTCCAGTACCCCAAGCTCTTCaaccttctctttttctctgaccAACTCAGCTGGTGGCTTCAAATTTGGTTTGCAGGATCCTGTGAAGGAAACCTCTTCTGCAGATAATCAAACACCCGAGTCTGGCTCAGCCTCCAGCTTTCTGAAAAGCATAGCTGACAAACACAAGGAGAATGAAAATGTGGCAACACCTTCATTGGGACAACTGGAACAGGATCAAAATCCATTAATTTCTGGTAAAAGTAGTGCGTTCAGCTTTGCGGACTTGGCGAAGTCTTCTGGAGAGTTTCAATTTGGCCAGAAAACCCCCAATTTCAAAGGATTCTCTGGAGCCGGTGATCAGTTGTTCTCGTCATTACCAGCAACCCCCAGCAAGACGGATGGTTCAAATGAGCTGGAGGATGACGGAATGTATAAAACAGAGGAACACGATGATATTCAGTTTGAACCAGTGGTTCAAATGCCCGATAAAGTGGACCTGGTGActggggaggaagatgaagaggttcTTTATTCTCAGCGAGTCAAACTATTTAGATTTGATTCCAGTGTCAGTCAGTGGAAAGAGCGCGGCGTGGGTATCCTGAAAATCCTAAAGAACCCAACTAATGGAAGGTTAAGAGTTCTCATGAGAAGGGAACAGGTTCTGAAGGTGTGCGCCAACCATTggatcaccaccaccatgaacCTGAAGCCCCTGGCAGGTTCAGACAGAGCCTGGATGTGGATGGCAAATGACTTTTCCGATGGAGACGCCAAGCTTGAACAGCTGGCTGCTAAGTTCAAAAGTCCAGAGGTGGCTGAGGAATTTAAGCTGAAGTTTGAAGAATGTCAAAAGCTTCTGTTGGACATCCCCCTCCAGACCCCCCACAAGCTTATTGACTCAGGCAGAACAGCGCACCTCATTCAGAAAGCAGAAGAAATGAAGTCGGGTTTAAAAGACCTCAAATTCTTTTTAACAGAtgacaaaacaaaaatcaaagatGACGACAGTCAAGAAGACGTTGATGCATCCATCAGTGCTCCAAGCCTTGTCAAGGCTCAAGGTGAAACCACAGGCCCCACCCTGGAGTGGGACAATTATGACCTAAGAAAAGAAGCTTTGGACGATACAGCAGACTCTTCAATCTACGCCTCTCCTCTCGCCAGCAGCCCCCTGAGAAAGAACCTTTTCCGTTTTGGAGAATCCACTGGgggcttcagcttcagcttccaGCCAGGCATTAGTCCCTCAAAGTCTCCCACTGAGCTTAACCAGAGCAGAGCCTCTGTGGGCACAGATGACGAGCAGGACgccacacaggaggaggagcgggatgGGCAGTATTTTGAACCGGTCGTCCCTTTGCCCGACCTGGTGGAGATTTCAACTGGAGAGGAGAATGAGCAGGTGGTTTTCAGCCACAGGGCCAAACTCTATCGCTACGATAAGGAAGCAGCTCAGTGGAAGGAAAGAGGCATTGGAGACCTCAAGATCTTGCAGAATTATGAAACTAAACGCGTGAGATTGTTAATGAGGAGAGACCAGGTTCTGAAAATCTGTGCTAACCACTGGGTCACGTCAGCCATGAAACTGGAACCAATGAAGGGTGCAGAAAAGGCTTGGGTCTGGAGCGCCATGGACTTTGCTGGAGTTGAAGAGGGAAAAATCGAGCAACTGGCTGTTAGATTCAAGCTGCAGGAGACTGCAAACACCTTCAAACAGATATTTGAAGAGAGCAAGATTgcacaagaaaataaagaacttATGAGCCCGGTAGCAGCAAGGGTCACCACACAAGAAGGTGGGACCATACAGTCCACACCTACTGCAACACCTGTGTGTGGAAAAGAAGCCATTGCTGTTCTAGAGGAGACCACGAAAGAAAGTacagagcttccccctgaaaatacactgtgtgcagctgtgtctcctggtCCAGGCTCAAAGACTGTGGTTTCACCTCCCAAGTTTGTCTTTGGGACCGATAGTCTTCATAGGTTTTTTGGTTCTCCTAAGCCTCAGTCTGACACCGAGACATCTGCATCTGTAGAGAAGACCAACGATTCTGGCccacctccatctgcagcacCTGCATTCAAGATCCCAGAGAAAG GGTTGGACTTTAGGCTTTTCAAAGATAACCCAATGGCTTTTTGGACCAGCACGTCAACCACCCAGTTTGAACCCCCAG TGACTCCGACGGGATCGGCCAGCGAGTGTGTGGATGAGGACTCTGATGTGGAGATCGTGTTTGTCAGGGAACCGACTGCTGAACAGGCAGCATTAGccaaggagctgctgctgcctccaaccTTCTTTTGTTATCAGAATGAACTGGGTTACACCAGCCAGGGTGAAACTGACG ATGAGGATTTCGAGTCGGCAGTCAAGGCCTTGAATGGAAAGCTGTACCCTGACACACCTGAGAAAAAATCTCCATCTTTTAGTGATG ATTCAGACTGTCAGGTGGTGTGGGAGAAGAAGCCCAccgcagaggaggagcagagagccAAAAGTTTTCAGCTTCCACCCACCTTCTTCTGTGGCCTGAGCACCACAGACGGCGACACTGACGACAAGGCAGATTTTGAAACGGAAGTCCGCAAAGCGCAACAAGAGCTG CCGTCCACCAGCAgtactgcagcagcagcagcagcagccacaccgGAGCAGCAGACCTCAGATCAGCCAGCTGTGACTCAGAGTGAAGCCAAAGGCAGCAGCTCACCTGTTGATTTGTCAAATAAGAAGAGCCCAGAGGCAGAATCCACCATAGAGACCCTGtcatcttcctctgctgctgcagccactcagG GCTCGTCCGGCTTCGGTTTCAGCTCACTGCAGGGCTTTTCTTTTGCTGACCTGGCCCAAAACACTGAAGGATTTGCATTTGGATCTAAAG ACCCCAACTTCACATGGGATAACGCTGGAGCGACGTTGTTTGGgacagcagcacctccagctcCTAAAAACAATGATGAGGAAAGTGACGATGAGGAGGCGCCTAATGATCTGGACATTCACTTTGAGCCAATAGTTTCATTACCAGAG GTGGAGACAAAGTCcggagaggaggacgaggaaatCCTTTTCAAAGAACGCGCCAAGCTCTATCGTTGGGACCGGACCCTCGACCAATGGAAGGAGCGCGGCACCGGTGACATCAAGATCCTCTTTCACCCAACCAAACATTCCTACCGCATCCTGATGAGAAGAGAGCAGGTGCTGAGAGTTTGTGCCAATCACGTCATCACAAGGCGGATGGAACTCCAACCCATGAGCGCCTCGGCCAACGCGCTCATCTGGACCGCCACCGACTACGCAG aGGGCAACGGTGTTGTCGAGCAGCTTGCGGCTAAATTTAAAACCGCAGAGATCGCTGAATCCTTCAAGAAAGCCTTCTGTGGATGTCAGAAGAACATGGACCTCACCGATGGCGATTCTACGAGTGCCTCCGCACATCAGATGTCCAGAATCCAGGAGCACTCCAGAGACACGAACCCACGGGTGTTCCTCAAAGTGGCAGCCAACGATGAACCGCTTGGGATCGTCACCATTGAGCTGTTCTCGCATATCGTCCCCAAGACTGCTGAGAACTTCAGGGTTCTCTGTACCGGGGAGAGAGGTTTTGGATTTAAGAACTCCATCTTCCACAGGGTGATACCAGACTTCATGTGTCAG GGCGGCGACATCACCAAAAGCGATGGTTCAGGAGGTAAATCCATCTATGGCAACAAGTTTGAAGACGAGAACTTCGACGTCAGGCACACAGGCCCGGGTGTTCTTTCTATGGCCAATCACGGACGGGACACCAACAGCTCACAGTTCTTCATCACCCTAAAGAAGGCCGAACACCTCGACTTCAAACACGTTGCCTTTGGACGGGTTCAGGATGGAATGGATGTGGTGCAGAAAATGGGAGAGCTGGGCACCAAGGAAGGAGCACCTTCCAAGAAGCTTGTCATCACCGAGTGTGGGCAGCTTTAG